Part of the Nicotiana sylvestris chromosome 5, ASM39365v2, whole genome shotgun sequence genome is shown below.
TTATCCTAGCCTGAATTTTGTACTGTCTTTTGTGAAAGCATGCTCAGGAGTTGGTCATTATTAGTTTATGACTTCGTTTATTTTCATACTTATTAGTTTCAAGTCTGTTTAGTTTCAAAGTATTTGTCCCTATTCTATATGCGATTCTATCCCTAAATATGCTTCCCAATCCTGTCCTGCACTTTTCTAAATTCTTATTCCCtactggctgaaagccaaagcaATCTAGGCTTTGTCCCTTGGCCTTCCTGGTGTGACCACTGCTTAGGGTTCCTATGATACCCTCGTGAACTCTGACGCACCAAGATTTGGTCCATAGTTTTTCCTGGAACTGTTCTGATCATTCttctctagtgtgagcactgccctgggttcttgaaacccttggaaactttgacacactagagATTTGGGTTATGTATGATTATCTATGAGATATGGGTGAATCACTCACCATTGGTCATGTTTTACCTATGAAAATGGGCTTTGGAGATGCTGCGAGTTGAAGACCTGGTTCGTCCAGGTGCATTTGGGCCTGCTGCAGGCTTCCTATAGTTTATATACTCTGtaattcaaatattttaattgtggtctgtaataattatttgtaataacGATTGGGGCAATAGTGAATTGGGAAAACTGGGCTTAGTTTTAACGTTTGCATGGgaatgggtagaaatcctgcctataggtgttTGCTTGGCTCATTCTATTATTGTGTTAGATAGCCTTCCTATAGGTCTATTCTGCTATTGTATGTTAGATGACATGCTTATAGGTGTTCACTATTATTattagaaaacctgcctataggaacttGCTTTGGCTCAAATAAAATTTTGTGAATATATTGCCTACCAAGTTCAATTTGCATTACAGTGCATTCGAATCTGCCTCTTTAGAAATCATATCTATAGGTTTTAATTAATTATATATAGCAGTTTCAATTACCAAGGTTAgaactcatgcaaatagggataATTATTATTTGTGTTAGTTACTAAAATTGAAACTCTGCATAGCGTCTCGCTAAATGCCActagaaagcatgcttataggagtAACTAAATAATTCTGAGCATTTTTGTCGACTGTCGAGAAAATCACATAGATAACCGACCGGTAAGTTTAAAAGCCTATAATTGAAATCAATGGGCAATTATAGAATCACCTAGAAATTACCTTCATAAATTGTCAGCGTGTTTAAAAAATCCAGAATCACGTAGAAACCATTTCCATAGGATCCAATAGACTTAACTGTTAAAACTGTCAACGTGCTAATCTATTTGCGTGCATTTGCTACTTAGTATGTGGAGGCTAAAATGAGCCTTTAACTGTTCTTGTACGAAAGtccaacttgttttgtatgtcatctagttttgcaattttgagcaacctaagttgAGTCTAGAACCATCCAAAATAGAGGTCCCAATGCCTCCAGGAtcataggtaagggacgggtagtgcatgcataggaTACGAGTTAGAATTGATTAGATCGTGTCACgtaaacaacttaaagatagtaatcgagtagcaggagatgatagtatgtgcccgctaaataatatgagtaacaccccgtcttgtgggagttacgaagtattatttatgtggcacggggtgatcctttaggctaaaataCTTAGAACCCCCCATCCTTATTAAATTATTTCCTCGTTTCTTTAttagactaattcacataattgagttcgactgggacccacaattgtggacctcgaagaatACCTAACcccttctcttcgaggtaatttcgagcccttacccgatctttggtggcgTGAACTGATTAAACAGAGTTATCTAAAAATAGGtttcctaacgcaccttaatccgttagatGACGACTCTCTTTTTTAACCCTtcctttaaaagagttgtcaacgTCGAAACCCGTTTTCatgagaaaaaggggcgcgacattTAGTCCCTGCCTGACCTTTAGGAGCAGGGCCAGTTTTTTGTGTCATTTCTACTTGTGCATTGCATTCACCTGTATGATGCCCTATTTAAAGGCATTCTTGACAAAAAGATGGTTGCCAATCATAGCTCAATATCTTCTCTTTGTGTTTGCCATCAACATTTTTAATTAGCATTGTCTCAGGAAATGGTTGAGACACATCCATTTCGATCAACATGCGTGCATAAGATATAATTGCTTCTTGGGCTATTAGTTTATCTGTGCAAATCGGTTTCCCTATAGAGCTTGCTATCCTTCCCAGATTTTCCCCCATCCAGTATTGTATAGGCAATCCAGGGAAATTCACCCAAACTGGGATATTGTTCGTAGCTTCCTTGCTCATTTGGAAATCTGGCTCCCATTGCTTCAATATCATTGGCCCATTGTTGAATGTGTATGGTCCATTTCGAAGCACTAGATCTCTATCTTCATCAAACTGAATTTAAAGTTAAAGTAAGCTTCGTTGTGGAGTAATACCTGTGATGTCGATACAAAGTGCCACATACCATACACAAATTTCAGCATCTCCTTAAATAGAGGGGATCCACCTATTACTTATCCAATTAGGCTTGTCCTCCATTTCCTATTTTTCTCCTCCACCTCTATGTAGTTCAGTCTAACTATTTTTATTCCGTCCTTAATGATAGGAGGATAATAGTTCAATTTCAATCCTTGCTATAGTGACCTATTGCCTTGGAAAATGTTAGCTAGGGTTGGTTATGGAGCCCCTAATCCCGCCAAGAATGTTAATTTTCTTACTGCTATAGCCATATCTATCTTATTTTGTACTGGATCTATAGGGATTTTTACCGTCTGAGCTTGTAATTCCATCGGTGCCGTTGATTGCTGATCGTGGCCAACCCTCCACTACTCAAAGTcacgagagtggtcgaagcagcttttacccgagaaggtcgggatcaatttccatagggagctagaaatgggaattgggtttctatctaagttCGAGATGCGTAATTGAtcttaattacacttctaatcataaTTGGTCTTTTGATTACTTATAATTTAAAGCTAATAAGATGCTCAATTAAGTTAAGAGTGAAATACTTGAAAGTTGTTTAaatagttaaaaggcactagggaagtgactttctcctaggtggacacttgacgggttctcgagtctaCGGCTAAGTTGTCATGTtagggattacgatataaccattaCATGATACTATTCACTCTATATCTCTTGATAGTTTGAgtaattttgccctaattgactttctcaagaccaattgggtatgataatttgtgcaagcaattgaggttcaagtcgggtattactatctctagttttaaccctttaattggggctatcaatctcttgaatacgccccaatttcttgttggactaattttcctagacttaggctctctttatcaagaagagcccaagtcaaataggcacaaattagtatttgcaaccactaattcaactgtgatgacccaaaaggtcatcacttgtgttgcaagtgaattcagtgttccgagacctaaaaacctcctttttacctcaccttcATTTACGtgtgtggtccggacctatatctgaaaagccttctatgtgaaaatatgagaaatagaaatttctagagttaaaatttgattatggttaactttggtcaatattttgagaaaatggaCTCGGATCCGTGTTCTGACGATCCTAGGAGGTCCGcaataaaatatgagacttgggcgtatgcccgaaaatgaattccgaggttccaagccttagaaatctatttttgaaagatattattttactgaattatctaagaaatgaagaaaagaattaatgtttgaaaccattgttatcgtgCCCGTATTTTGGTTATGGAGCccagtacaaacttgttatagtatttgaaagataaatgtgaaatttggtgaaaaacgaagtttatttgacgtgagttggacttccggttgaagagttatgaactttgagaattcttgatgaaaatgttgagttttgaggtttaattcatgattttacatgttattttgatgatgtaaTCGCATGAGTAGGTCTatatgatgtctttgagttagtatgcccacttggtttggagttccaagggctcgggtgagtttcgggtaggtttcgggatgtcataggcttaaaacatggatgttgcaggttcagagaagtgcaaatctCTGAACCCACCAGTGCTAGCCGCATTGGTTTTAGTGTTGTCCGCGGtgggggctgtgcggccgcactcgattttgtgcggtccgcacagattTACTAGTCcgattttggaagcttatatcttttgatctacaaggaatattgagatgattgataaacaaaagttgtagcccttcgtatctagtttccagaaaggtaaagaaatcacaatttggatatATGTAAAGAAAGTTATGGCCCAAATAAGCATGTCACTGCAGACTACTTGGagagctgtgcggccgcactcgattttgtgcggtccgtactggaggtctgagaggggtatattaaaacgtgattttcagttatttttcattttttaaaaccccaaaaatataagagacgatttttcaaataacctttcttctccaaaacattggtaagtgatttctaactcattttctttacttcttaacttctttttacaagatttcatcctagaatctaggattttcatggtggaattgggaacttTGGaaaaaaacctaagaatattgaaatttggggagttagacctcaaattgtggttagattccaaaaccaattatatatacgggctcgggggtgaatggataatcggatttttgttcgaaccttgggttttgaccatgtgggcccgagggagatttttgactttttggggaaaatactagaaaacctattttcatgcattagaattggtatatttagcatttattaatgttattaagtaaattgtggctagatacaagcgagttggaagTGGAACTAAGAGGTTAAGCGGTAGTTGGAGCTTGATTGTGCTCgtggctttgaggtaagtatttggtctaaccttagcttgagcgATTAAGAGTTgtatcctatttgctatgtgttattttttgagtacgacgtataggcatggtgatgagtatctatatgttggtgtcaagcacgcccgtgagtcttataatatgattaatgtgactccgtttcgtattgttcatgctctatatgataatttcaaTTGAGTAATATGACTTATGGTAGATTTATTATTAATTGAACATGTTAGAATGTTGGCTTGAGTTGAGAATTTAATTGAtgaacatggtagagcgttggctcaagttgagaattgaattgttgaacattgtagagcattggcttaagttgagaattgaattgttgaatattgtagagcattgactcaagttaagaatagaattgttgaacattatagagcattggctcaagttgtgaattgagttgtgaagtaaatgtgaaagaagaaaggagagagagaatcatgatactgtctcccttgctgggatgttattgtttttatattgtttcccttgccgggatttgattgttgtactattgttcctttgacgggattttattgtgattttatttattaccttgcccttatttcttgtgattgttgtttgggtgatgaagagtgttaaagcacgaagggtgataccgtgtatgattttgtgaggaagagtgtaaagaatgaagggtgatgctgtaccgcacaatgtacaattccgtgtcgattatattgattttatggtgagggtGAGAGTAAAAGatcgaagggtgatgccgtgcacttgtccttgattttcctgataCTTGTttataattgagttatgttgtcctttacgtttgtttactgattttctgttgttacttgattttatttcgatgttatagattcccttaccctatttgccttgtgattgttgcttgggcgaggaagagtgtaaagcacgaagggtgatgccgtgtattgttttggtgagagagtgttaaagcacgaagggtgatgccgtgcattgttttggtgagagagtgttaaagcacgaggggtgatgctgtgcacctgtctttgatttcctgatctttattgataactgagttacggtttctctacatttaattgctgatttcctgttgatacttgttgtacacCGCAACATGATTCCCCCTTTGTATTTTCAATTGAATTGTGGTGATCCTCATACTTATTTGTTGTTCTTATATTATTATTCGATGTCCCCACATCATGTTACCCCCTCCCATACTTAACTgtacattactgttcttcttttccgttgtatacgatttaactgcataggtttatttggtagtctggtcctagcctcgtcactacttcaccgaggttaggctaggcacttacaaacacatagggtcggttgtgtcgatactacactctgcactcttttgtgcagatccgaGTGCTATAGACTTCgaaccgcagtgagattgctgctTCGCGTTCATCAGGCGACCAGagatagtcctgcaggcgtccgcacgccttggcgtctccttccatCTATTATTCCTGTTTCTTTTGTATTCCTAGAGACAATGTTgtattatttctttcatacctttaattgtagtactcttagacagtctgtgaagttgtgacaccagtcttgggtagatttgttatggaatggTTTTAGCAGTGTTTTtaaaacttgaaattaaatctTCCGCTTTTTAAATTTTGTTGATTATTAACTGTTAGTTCTTAATTGTTAACGGATTTGGaatggaaacaaggtaaataattcaGTTGGTtagcttgcctaactttcactagtATGCGCAATCATGACTCCCTAGGGTGGGTAAACCGGGTCGTGACATCAACAttgaaaccataaattagtctaaatatcaaacactccatagacattcaagccttaaaacacaagacccatcaaatacccacactagggttgagccacaaccttagctaatgggtctagctactatgataatagaaaaaaacaaagaaatagatgaagaaaaacccataatatttaattacaagctaaaacttgaagattcaatgataaaactattgtaaaattactcaaaatggtaaaaagaCACTGTTCACGAGCACAACTCTGCTTAAAACTACAACTGAttacctaaaaatgggaaaagaaactatttatactaggccgaattttctggaaaaaaatacccctgcggggtgcggtccgcacaaaattgagtgcggctGCACTGAGGCTCTTGGCTTAAAACTTCTGCTCTTTGAACTTGGCCACCgcaggccgcacaaaatgcaccaccaccgcggtggcttctattgcggtccgcacaaaaaggaccgcgaaCCGCATTGGCAATGATTCCCAaattggcaactctctgaactccagcTTTGCGGACCTCACAATATCGAGTGTGGCCGCAATGACGCCAATGTGGTCCGCATGAAattctttgcggccgcattgcttcaATTTCTGAAAtgagcacctctctgaacttcctTTTTGCGAACTGCACATAATGGAGTGCAGCCGCATTGGTCCTGTtacactgtgcttggacttgttcttggtacttgtgcatgtttcactcctttttgaggcggttttgacgaattgtcaccttgttgaccaaaacctgcaatcaagtacaatatgtaagcctttgggactattttgtacacatttctaatctaAACTAAAGTAacaaggagtgtaaaatgcatcataatccctagttatcaactcccccaaacttaagattttgcttgtcctcaagcaaacaaaataagacccaccctttaagagtaaatccaagaaaattcagctgacctaaagtgacgtCATCTAgcctcaattgggactaacaattgcccttaaTTCAAATGAATTATTAACAACATTCGACCTTTTAAGCatcatggatttagtgcgacacaagagcataaagagttgactcaacacatcaaagaaaccctttctattactttggtctttgtagaacccaaactcacacatcctcaactcttcctaagcaaacctcacctttaggattgtagcactcagaacgaggttaatggaaatgcactcatctctctcaaagaaaagccacaagtccggctctaagtatcatatgcttgccccttatgtgagtcaccactaatgtaagctttatTCAACTGAAGaacatatagggcttttgagaagacatagtgaaggcttttggttcagggtaggaaatgtttggtctaagtaggttccatattCCCTTTAgaacttctttttcttcattttgacacatattctcttgactttttaaatcctttaacttctttctaaggggttagagcgacacactgtcactctttcttgttcatttcaaatctttttctcctttttcaacttcccacacctttcatctctttaattttattgaatcccttcattcttttctacattgaacattctttttatctttttgattttcttcctttttcattgcctttccttttcttcattttgtaccttttaccactttgttgcattcctcgtctcttcccccaaacttatgttttttccTTATGCAAAGGAAATATCAGGTGCCAAGAGAAGatattttagaacgggtaaaggcttgtatcgtggtttttgaaagaaaaagttttatGGCTCAAAAaagttgactagggattttataaTTGGTAgactatggaagtgttcaagatatcatttggatcaaggagaacctataatcacgtctcaagtcaaattacacttaggattttgccttgaatatttcagggcaagttctagactaatggcttgggacttgggcttgcaattcaaattctcaccacacaagctatgggattgctaaagacatagagtcggaggCCCACAACAAACTTAGCTAAAGATTTGAGCAatacaatggtcccgaaaaaccacttgatgattatcgtccaacacaagagtctcaagatcACAACTTTCACCGTCCTATACATAACGATTTATTTTTTACCATAAGATCAAAGACAAATGCGTTAGggccaagtgaagctttgcttaaggcacccttaccaactaactactaaaaagcaaaaagaaaacagactcaaacccttaagaaggttgccATGCCATCCATCGTCAAGAAGAGCCACTTGGTTCACataaattccacctttggaaagaaccgtggcattaagaaaacca
Proteins encoded:
- the LOC138869495 gene encoding uncharacterized protein is translated as MELQAQTFDEDRDLVLRNGPYTFNNGPMILKQWEPDFQMSKEATNNIPVWVNFPGLPIQYWMGENLGRIASSIGKPICTDKLIAQEAIISYARMLIEMDVSQPFPETMLIKNVDGKHKEKILSYDWQPSFCQECL